The Deltaproteobacteria bacterium genome has a window encoding:
- a CDS encoding LysR family transcriptional regulator — METSAYVLRTHVWFETSKGNMVFGLGRVLLLQKVQEFGSLNKAAQAMNMSYRAAWGKIRSTEEEVGGPLLVREKGRRGFVLTDLGRELLDSYTAFQNEVEAFANEKALARFPWSVRPYQDSDRE, encoded by the coding sequence ATGGAAACGAGCGCGTATGTGTTGCGGACCCATGTCTGGTTCGAGACCAGCAAAGGGAATATGGTCTTTGGTCTGGGCAGGGTCCTGCTTCTGCAGAAGGTTCAGGAATTCGGGTCGTTGAACAAGGCGGCCCAGGCCATGAACATGTCCTACCGGGCGGCCTGGGGCAAGATCCGGTCCACCGAAGAGGAAGTCGGGGGGCCGTTGCTGGTCCGGGAGAAGGGTCGTCGCGGTTTTGTCCTGACCGATCTCGGTCGGGAACTGCTGGATAGCTACACCGCCTTTCAGAACGAGGTCGAAGCCTTTGCCAATGAAAAAGCCTTGGCTCGCTTTCCCTGGTCGGTCCGGCCCTACCAGGATTCGGATCGGGAATGA